CGCCATGAAACTAGGCCTGCAGTTGAGCGAAGGTCGGCTGACTCCGCAGATCACCGGGCGGCCACAGAACATCAGCAATGCCCGGGACTTCAATACTTACCAGGCTTCCAAGAAACTGGCCGGGAATGGTTTTATCAAAGAACTGTTGTCCATGATGTCGCCCTTGTCTCTGACCGGGAAATACAAGGGCTACGATGTCCGGATTACCGTTACCAAGCGGGACAAGGCCACCTACACCGAATTCAAGACCGCTTTCCCCCGGCCGCTGGGTCTGGGGCTCAAGATCAACGCCAACAACCTGCTGCTGAAACAATTCATTCTGGGTCAAAAGGGCAAAACGGTGCAGGCAGGCAATGAGCCTTTTGACAAGAAAATCCAGGTCAACGGCAACGATCCCCTGAAGATAAAATATTTACTGACGTTGGAAAACCAGCGTTCCCTGCTGGACCTTTTTTCCGTTTATCCCTCAACCGTGGTGGATGACCAGGGGATCAGCATCAGCGTCCGGGGTTTTACAGACGATTCTCAGAAATGTTCCGCGGTCCTTGACCGGATGACGGCGGCCGCCAAACATTTCAGCCACAACTAATCCGGTCAGCTGGCTTTGTCACAAAATTGACAGAAGCGGTTGCCTGAAATGCCAGAAGTGCGTCCGGGTCTGTCCCAGCCGGGCCAGGGAGGGCATCGATCACGGTAAAAAATTCCGGGCCGATTTTTCGCCGGCGGCCAGCGCGTCAACCAACGCCCGGCTTAAGTGGTTCCCACTGAAAAAGACCTTTTTCACACCGAAACACACTAAAAGACTCGAAACAATTGTATATCCATTGTATTACCATTGTGAAACAATTGTTATGCAATAGTGGAAACGTGTTTAGGTGGTTTTTCAGGGAGAACTAAGTAATCAACTGGAAACATAAAACCAGCGACAAGGAGTTGAAATGAAGAGAGCTACCCTGATCCTTTCATTGTGCCTGGTTCTTTCCGGCCTGGCGCTGGCCCAAAGCGCCCAGCCGCTGTTCCTGATCGAACGTACCAAGAACATCAACAAGCTTTATTACGAAGCGAACGTAGCCAAGAACGGGGAGATCAACGCCAAGAACCCGGTGCGGGCTTTTTGGATAATGTGGGCCAAGGATTCCACTGGCCAGACCACCGAACCGCTGTCCTTCCTGGAAAAGAAGGTGGCTTACGGGTACAACGTGGAGCTGGACAGCTCGGGCAAACATTTCAACATGACGTTGAAGCCATTCAAGGAAAGGCTGATCAAGATATATCTTCAGGAGGGATCAGCCCGGGCCGAGATGCTGATCAACGGCCAGCCTTCGTACTTTGAGAAGATGTACATCTATTCCAAGGGCGATTCCAAGCCGGATTCCATAAAGCTTTACGGGACCGGGATAGAATCGGGGAGCAGCCAGTGCGAGCTGGTGATCCCCAAGAAATAACCTTGACGGCGCTTGAACAAATACTAAGAGTTTATCCTTAAATAGTTACCACTGAAGAAGACTTTTTTTCACCGAAACACACTAAAAGCACGAAAATTATAATTGGTAAAACTAATTGATTTTCAAGGCTTTACAAAAACGTTGCAAAAATAGATTTTAGTGTATTTCGCGTGTTTAGGTGGTTTTTCAGGGAGAACTAAATATCCAAGTGTTTTGAGATCTTTGGAATTTAGTGTATTTCGCGTGTTTAGGTGGTTTTTCAGGGAGAACTAAATATCCAAGTGTTTTGAGATCTTTGGAATTGGTTTGATATTCGACATTAATATTTCGAGTTTGCTAAAAATTCA
The DNA window shown above is from candidate division TA06 bacterium and carries:
- a CDS encoding 4Fe-4S dicluster domain-containing protein → MSATTNPVSWLCHKIDRSGCLKCQKCVRVCPSRAREGIDHGKKFRADFSPAASASTNARLKWFPLKKTFFTPKHTKRLETIVYPLYYHCETIVMQ
- a CDS encoding DUF4833 domain-containing protein → MKRATLILSLCLVLSGLALAQSAQPLFLIERTKNINKLYYEANVAKNGEINAKNPVRAFWIMWAKDSTGQTTEPLSFLEKKVAYGYNVELDSSGKHFNMTLKPFKERLIKIYLQEGSARAEMLINGQPSYFEKMYIYSKGDSKPDSIKLYGTGIESGSSQCELVIPKK